The genomic stretch cgatatggttatgtctAACCagaagcgcatcatacgcttgaccgacctatcaGTCGGGGAAAACTTagcgccaggtacgttgggccagctccaaggcttgttatacaaaggataggtcAAAGGGGCCCGGgatgactcattagtcccatatcctagggcattgagccagtatgatttattaatcatgtgtttggGCGCTGAGCCCCCGTATGATCCCATAATTAGGTATATTGGGCATTGGACCCCGATATGTTCATTGAtggttatcttgggctattggccatatgacattgtagtcatttttatggatggtatgcatgcatgagtagggttattacaactaggtatgcttattatgatttggtaacatgttattaactacttatgatcatgtttaagtttttcttgttgagtcttggctcacggatgctatatggtgcatgtaaagggaaaagaaagtttgaccatccctgagttggagagcttagatgacgatgtgttcatatgcagctgctcgatcactacgactgagggtttaaagaggaactagggtcaaaccctattttgccgcttaggtcagcaagTTGTAACTTTCTCACTGTAATTAACATTTTAAAtgtaatttgggatcccatgtatgaggtaaacgttttaatgaaacgacggtacctttgacaaaaaaaatttaaccgttaatcacatttagttacactgttatgaccaaatgacttgtttagcgattctaacactatttaaaatacacagtgtaacagtccctgagtagtaggACATTACACATAGTGTTTCTTTtatcaatcaaacaaaaaagaaGCTTAGAAgttacttttgaattgtaataaaaaaacacacactttggttgtgtttggtaaaaattttgtttttgaattttttaaacacaaaaatggaaatataattttatttttgtttctttattttttaaaaataaaaatatgtttggtaattattattttttatttttaaaatcaaaaaataataaatgcgtttgataacttttatttttattttttgtttaacaatataaagtgttgatttgaagaagagaagaaaaaaaaaaaaaaggaaaagtcgaaaacggtttaaaaaaaatttcaaagtgaaaaaaattctattttcaaaatttaataaattttaattaaaatttaaataaataataaataaaaatagagttaccaaacatattttatatttaattgtcaaatttttaattaattaaataaaaactatttttttaatagttaccaaacaacacctttGGTTTTCTATTATAAATTTTTGTTAACCAAATTAAAAAGCAACTACATAGTTAATTTTTAAATACAAcacattttgttttttttttataaacaaagtagaaaataatttttttaattatgttcatctTCTCCGATGACGGCAAAAAAACATatgcttcccacatatcaaaatgatcactTTAAAGAGTAAGTCGCAATGATAACACTCTTAAGACCAAACGACCGACAATGTGGGCGAAATTTTTTCTTAAAGTTGTATAGAAGAGAGAGAGAATTAGTTTCATAAGTCCTATTACACActatatcaaaatgatcaccttAAATAATATCaccaattaaaaatataataaataaatgatgtatataatttaatttattacacacggttcaaaataaaaaataaaaaattaaggttATATGTTTGTATTACAAAAATAGgtatacaaaaacaaaaacaaaaaaaagtataaaaaacgacatatatgtaaatataataaattatgtcatttttgtaaataaaatccAAAAAACAATTATGTAAATTTTCCTAAATATTGTGCATGAAAAGGTAATGCACATTTATTTGTACAGTGATAGGCCTTATTATATAATGGAAGAATGAGTAGTTTAAGAGTGTTGTTATTTAACATTTTAAGGTGTCTAACACCACAAGAGTTGACACCTTATAATTGATTAACAATAcctataataattattaaattaaaatatgtgaaaCTCGATATTAGATTTCATCAATAACATTATGCTATCTCCTCATGGTGTTGAACACCAATGATGCCAATTCTCGTAGTTGAGAGTGTCACTCACTACACCAAAATATAGATTTAGTAATTTCATAttttaattcttaaatattcctTTAGCTACTTTTCTTAATTTTCCTACAATATTAAAATAAGTTGCGCTAGAAATATGGGTttaacaataaggccaaatttTGGGAAATGGTTgcactaaacctagattttgtcgtttaaccgaatttagttatatttttgaattgtaaatatttctaaacagtattttgggatcccaaatgttaaatgctttattttttcaatgaatgagattattttcaaaatataagactctgattatggtttaatcacacttttgccttgaaatctcgattagcgagttaattgcacgttttaaactcacttagtaacgactctaagaaaGTAGGACGTTATAAATTATATTCATCTTCTCCAGCGACGGCAAGCAAACCTATGCTTCTCACATATTAAAATGATCACCTTAAAAAGTAGGTCGCAATGATACCACCCTTGAGACCAAACGATCGACGGTGTGGGCGAATTTTTTTCTTAAAGTTGCATAGAAGAGATAGAAGAGAGAGAGAATTAGTTTCATAAGTCCATTGTcatcaattaaaaatataataaaaaatgatgtatataatttaatttattacacACTGATAAGAAAAAAAGGTTATATAggtattaaaaaacaaaaaaatagtataaaaaacaacatatatgtaaatataataaaaataaaatccaaaAAACAATAATATATGTAAATTTTCCTAAATATTGTGCATGAGAAGGTAATGCACATTTATTTGTATAATGACAGGCCTTATTATATAATGGAAGAATGGGTAGTTTAGGAAGGGAAATTTCAATTTTTATGCTTGATAaaagttataattacaaaaaaatactaggcatattaaaaattacaaaataatgctcTATTTTGGCACTTTACCCAAAATGCCCTTTCCACTTCTTCGAcctggttcgatggtgctcgatgccagctcgatgagaccttcaaaatcatgatttttcatgaaaaatgactttgctcgatggtggttcgatggtagttcaatggtggttcgatggtgctcgataccagttcgatgagaccttcaaaatcatgatttttcatgaaaaaatgacttagctcgatggtggttcgatagtggttcgatggtgctcgatgatgctcgatgcaattcttgtaagagacataatttttcactcgggtgtccgttttgggtgattttttttttattttgggtattttttcaagatctacacgtttaacatgttaatatgcacatttgggaagtttaaaacttaaaaatataccaaaagatgtcttaaacatgaggtatgtttgcaattttgtatttttacaagtgttacacttcacaaatatTCATATTAACATGTCCAACGTGTAGatattgaaaaaatacccaaaataaaaaaaaaatcaccccaaacggacacccgagtgaaaaattatgtctcttacaagaattgcatcgagcaccatcgaaccattatcgaactaccatcgaaccactatcgagctaagtcattttttcatgaaaaatcatgattttgaaggtctcatcgagctggcatcgagcaccatcgagccactatcgaactaccatcgaaccaccatcgagcaaagtcattttttcatgaaaaatcatgattttgaaggtctcatcgagctggtatcgagcactatcgaaccaccatcgaactactatcgaaccaccatcgagcaaagtcatttttcatgaaaaatcatgattttgaaggtctcatcgagctggcatcgagcaccatcgaaccaccatcgagcaaggtcgaagaagtggaaagggcattttgggtaaagtgccaaaatatagcattattttgtaatttttaatatgcctagcatttttttgtaattataactttTATCAAGCATATAAATGGAAATTTCCCTTTAGGAATGTTGTTATTTGAcattttaatatgttaaacacTATAAGAGGTAACTCCATATAATTGATTaacattattcataataatttttaaattaaaatatgtgagaCTTGATATTAGATTTTACTAATAGTGATATATCACTCCTTGTTGGTGTCCTTTAACAATTCTCGTAGTTTAGGAATGTAACTTACTACACCAAAATatggatttagtaatttgagttTTTAATTCTTAACTATTCCTTTAGCTACTTTTCTTAATTTTCCTACAATATTAAAAGATGTTGTGCTAGAAAATATGGGTttaacaataaggccaaattaTGTTTCCTCATTTGGTGGTCAAAAGATCTCTCAAATTGCTTACATTGTACCACCTCATGCTACACCATAGATCTTGGTGAAGACATCTAGCCAATTGGTaccaaaacaaataaataatcaaaatCTTTCACAAAAAGATAATAATTAATAATGCCAACATATTTTCCACGAGTCAACACTACTAttggagaaaaaaaaaatacacaaaatccaaatcatatttttttattatatatttttgggtTTATACTTTTGAGACTCTATGTTTTGCTTCATTATTTGTTTGAAttctgtattttgataaattattttttagaccctgtgttttgtaaaatagttcaaataggccCATAACTTGATTTTGATCAACAAAAAATTGAATGAAACAATACAGTTCctaggcagaatgactgtatttttgttgagttgttagtttgatgaattatgaGTTTATAACTTTTTAGACTCTGTATTTTgactcattacctgtttggaccctgtattttgataaattattttttaaacccTGTGTTTGgtaaaaatggttcaaataggtccctaaacctgattttgatgaaaaaaatgaGTATAATAACATCGTTTTTAGGCAGAATGACTATATTTttattctgagttgttagtttgatgaattatttgtgattttagttcaaaaaactttgatcaaaattgggtttaggggtctatttgaactattttagaaaatacagggttgaaaaagtaatttgtcaaaacacatagtctaaacaagtaatgagacaaaacttagggtctaaaaaagtataaacccatgaattatttattattttagttcaaaaaactttgatcaaaatcgaattTAGGagtctattttaattattttataaaataaaatagctCCATATAGATATGAACCAAAAAATagagaataaaaattaataaaaatgaaattaaataaataaaaactgttGGCTCAGGCCGAGTGAGAAAGGAAGCAATGAAACAATGAGCAAATTTAGTGTCCAAAATTATCAAAAAAACCGCGTCTTTATGAGCTTTGTCTCTCTTATAAATTAGATTTCCAATTCCATTCCCACCACCGCTCATTCGATCCTCTCTCTCTCAGATCTCAATTCCCAGATCTgatccgatccaatccaatcaatGGGTTCTCAGTCTCATCCCACGCCATTCAAGATCTTCGTCGGCTACGATCCCCGCGAAGACATTGCTTACCAGGTATGTCGCCACTCGATCTTGAAGCACTCTTCAATCCCCGTCGAAATCATCCCCATAGTCCAGTCCGATCTGAGGAAGAAAGCCCTGTATTGGCGCGAAAGAAACCCGCTCGAGAGCACCGAGTTCTCCTTCACTCGCTTCTTGACTCCCTCTCTCGCCGACTACCAAGGCTGGGCCATGTTCGTCGATTGCGATTTCCTCTACCTTTCCGACATTAAAGAGCTCGCCGACTTGGTCGACGAAAAGTACGCCATTATGTGCGTTCAGCACGACTACACCCCCAAGGAGACCACCAAGATGGACGGGGCTGTCCAGACCGTTTATCCCAGAAAGAACTGGTCTTCCATGGTTTTGTACAACTGCGGTCATCCCAAGAATCGCATTCTCACCCCTGACCTCGTCAATACCCAGACGGGTGCTTTCCTCCACAGGTTTCAGTGGCTCGAAGATGAGGAAATTGGGTCGGTTCCCTTTGTTTGGAACTTTCTGGAGGGGCATAACAAGGTGGTGGAAGGTGATTCCGCTACTTACCCGAAAGCCATACATTATACTCGGGGAGGGCCATGGTTCGAGGCATGGAAGCACTGTGAGTTTGCTGATCTTTGGTTGAATGAAATGGATGAATACttgaagaaggagaagaggaaggagCCAATCGAAGCCATCACCCAAGTTTAGATTTTGATTGATTATTTGATTAAACTGGATTCATTTCATATTGTGTATTGTATTTATTACTTCTAAATTGATTGTGTTCACAATGGAGACTGGAAGAAAGTAGGTCGGCCTCACTCACATCCCTCTCTGTTATTTGGAGTAGTTATTATTAGGGGTAGCAGCACTTTCGTATATCTAATTATGGAATCTATCATTGTTTATCATTGTTTTGCTGTACAAGCACTATCCCTGTTGCGACTTGTATAGTTATGTTGATCTGAATGATGAAAATAAAAATAGCATCATACTTTGATCTCCATTAGAGAATGATATAAATCTTTGCTTCTATTGGTTATTTGGTTCTGGTTCCTCTTTGTTCTCTGGCTTTCAATCCATAGGTCCTCAGGCCAACCCTCTTGCACAACTAACTCCATTCTCTACTCTTCTGAATTCATCAAGGTAGATTCTGCTTGTTATCTAAGAGTGTTCATATCAGAGATGAAAATATCATCATTATATTAGTAAAAATCCAGGCTGATTGATGGCCTTTGGTCTTTCACTGAAGATTGAGCTTTTGCTAGCTAACAATGCTGTATCAGTGCTTCTCTTTTTCTGTTATGCAAATCAGGTTATGTGGAAAGCAGTGGAACGTGCAATTGGTCCAAGGTTTAGCAGGGAAAAGTGTGAGGTTTTCTTAGAAGAAATAGAGGAACATATGGGCCAGCCATAGAACCTGGAAAAGGCAGCTTTCCAGGGCATGCAACTTCTGTATAACCCTCAGCTTTACTGTTGTGGGGATTCAGCATTCCCTGCAATTGCTTGTGAAATTTGCATTGGTATATTTCCTCTTCCTATAATCTAATCTATAGCATGCCTTTGACACTATCTTATTACTTCTTTTTCTCATATACCTTATTCCACTATATATGAGAAGAATCAGTGGTAAAAAAAAGTTTGGAAGGGCATGCTGCATGCATAGATATATCCACAAGCTGAGAACCACTCCCACCTCCTAATACCTctaatcatcatcatcatggtAGTGGTTAGCTCATTTTGCTAAAACAGTTTAGGGCTTTTGCACACGAGGCTTAAAACAGTAGGGCATGCATAGATATTTGCACAAGCTGAGAACCACTTCCACCTCCTAATACCTCTAATCATCATCATGATGGTAGTGGTTAGCTCATTTTGCTAAAACAGTTTAGGGCTTTTGCACATGAGGCTTAAAACAGTTTAGGGCATGCATAGATATATGCACAAGCTGAGAACCACTTCCACCTCCTAATACCTATAATCATCATCATTATGGTAGTGGTTAGCACATTTTGCTAAAACAGTTTAGGGCTTTTGCACATGAGGGTTAAAATGGTCTTCCCAAAAAGATCATTaccatttttctttcatttcccATTATTTATGTTTGATGAATTTGACTGACTCACTGTTACTCCGTGTTCCAGATTGTCCTTTTTCAACCTAATTTTCTTACCAATATTACATTATGCATGAAAGATAGGGAAGAGAAAAGTCAAGAAAAAGAGATTCGCCCATATGCTATGTTATGTGCCAGCCAACCACTAGATATAGACAGATAGACAGAAATGCAGGCCAAATTGTATAGATGATTGATAAGGATAACTAAGCTGTGGTAGATGATTTCTTCATTGTCCATTAACTGTGGTAGAAAAGTCTTTCGGCTGAATAAGCTAGCCAAGATAttagggggtgtttggtatggggtgAAGTGGAGgtgggaatgagaatctaaaacaatttttatgtttggtttaaATTTTGAAGGGTAAAGTAAATAATTTTTGTGGACTCCTcatgtatttattattttatacacTTGAGTTTAATATTACTAAGCAGCTCTATACTTTTTAAAGTCACTCAATTATTCAAAACAAACACCTTATTAGATGTATAATTAATACGTAATCAAATGTATTAACAAATAGCTATCTAAAATGTCTTTTATTATACTAACAAGGTTACCAATTAAATGATTCAATATATTTGTGTACACTAATTACTTTTTGTTTAATAATAGTGTACACTAATTACTACTAGTAATGAGAtagaaaaaatatcaatttggcctactattttgttaaatgacaaatagTTCTTACAAAATCGATCAAAATAGTTTGTTAGATATGATTtttatcaaaatattttcaaatagaATATTTCTTTCTCAGTTCTTCGAACACTTTCTCTGTTTTTTTGAATCCATCGCGTTGCTAACGATCTAATAATTAATCttttagttgaaaatattttgaccaaaattgagtttaaaatattattttaatcaaTTTTGCAAAACACTAATTATCAGTTCAAAAACACTATGAAACTAATATGTATGGAATAGAGATATTCTAACCACCTAAGTAAATAATTGTTACAAATATGAAGAAACTAATAAGGAAGGTTCAATAGGaagtaatataaaataaattaaattgtcATTCAATAAAATACATGGCCGATTGCAATTGATGATAGGAGTGAAAGCTGAAAATCGAATTGTTTGATTCAATTTTtacagaaaataaataaagtatatgACTTAAAAACAATTTTATGGAATCAAAAGTTTCAACCTTGGTCTttcatattataaatattttggtTAAAAACCAAATGCAACAAGTAAGAAGACTCGAACGAATGACTTGTATAAGTAAAAGAATATGCTATGATAGGACCAAAGTTACTTCCTTTTGACATTTAGTTGTGGAAGAAATGGTAAATATGTAGATTTTTATCACGTAATggtaaataaaaaacaaaatgcAAATGGTATAAACAAACAAAGAAAACGAAGGGTGAGGCTATTGGGCGTTGCACATTGGAACACGAAATCGGAATCTGATCATTTATGATTTTATGGTTCCAATCAAAAAGGCATAACAATTTAATAATAAGTAGTttgagtagcagtagcagaaggttgtattattttattatgtatgttttggggTCAGAGTAGAGTACGAACAGGAACAGCCAAGCCATGACGACAATGAGTTTTAGTATTCTGAATCCCACGTGCGACTCGGGCTTCCTCCCACTGAAGAAGACGCTCTCTTCCCCACAAACCCAAACAACTCCCAATAAACTCAAACCCCATATTCTCTTCTCTCGGAGGTCTTCCATGGAGGCtgttgcttcttcttcttcttcttctgctgCATCGCATACTCATACCaacaacagcagcagcagcagcggtGGCAGCCTGTGGAAGCAGCTGCACAAGGGCATAGCCGAGTTTTACGACGAGTCTTCCAGTCTCTGGGAGAACATCTGGGGAGACCACATGCACCATGGCTTCTACGACCCTGATTCATCAGATGTCTCTCTTTCCGACCACAGAGCTGCCCAGATTCGCATGATCGAGGAGGCCCTCCGATTTGCTGGTGTGGGTTCGGACGAGGAGAGGAAGCCGAAGCAGTTGGTCGATGTTGGATGTGGGATTGGAGGGAGCTCTCGATACCTGGCCACCAAATTTGGTGCCAAATGTCACGGCATCACTCTCAGTCCTGTCCAGGCGCAAAGGGCCAACGCTCTAGCATCTGCTCAGGGATTGGCTGATAAGGTTTCTCTCTTTCGctttctttgatttttggattcATTTGCCTTCACTGCCATTGTTGATAGAATTTGAGTGGTGGGaaatctttctttttctttatattcATTTCTTTCGTTGTCACCTTATCACTACTTATGACAAGAAAGAACCCCATCAGGGTCTGATTCATCAGTACAATGGTCATTCCAACATTCTTTTTTATACTAAAAAATCTTCTAAGTTGAACTGTGCTGATAAGATGTCTTTTTTATTAGTCTATTGATTCATAATATTTACATATACACAGTTTTTAATTTTGGGTAATTATTAATTTGTGTAAAATAAGTGTTTTGTTGCTCAAGTTGAATACATTATGAGTGTGTGTTAATGGGTTTTGAAGAGAATGTGAAAGTGAGTTCAAAGAATGAGATTGTGAGAGTGAGAATCAAACAGTGTAATGGGATTTTGGTGGAGATATTTTGAGAGTTTTGAGTACATGTAATATTGAGATTTTGGTGTAGTAGTTTTACCAATGGTTACTATCTTATTACTGTTGCTGCAGCTGGAGTTTGTCTTTTTTCCACTGCACTTTTTTCACAACAGAACAAACAAGAGTAAATGATAAGACAtgtactatataaatatttattatgtaTGTGCTTATATATAATAATCACAATTAGGATGATGAACACACACAACTACCCTTGTTAAATTGATTAGTAGTGGCAATGATGAGCAGGTATCATTTCAAGTTGCAGATGCTTTGGAGCAACCATTCGAAGATGGGCAATTTGATCTTGTTTGGTCCATGGAG from Humulus lupulus chromosome 5, drHumLupu1.1, whole genome shotgun sequence encodes the following:
- the LOC133834176 gene encoding tocopherol O-methyltransferase, chloroplastic-like — protein: MTTMSFSILNPTCDSGFLPLKKTLSSPQTQTTPNKLKPHILFSRRSSMEAVASSSSSSAASHTHTNNSSSSSGGSLWKQLHKGIAEFYDESSSLWENIWGDHMHHGFYDPDSSDVSLSDHRAAQIRMIEEALRFAGVGSDEERKPKQLVDVGCGIGGSSRYLATKFGAKCHGITLSPVQAQRANALASAQGLADKVSFQVADALEQPFEDGQFDLVWSMESGEHMPDKAKFVNELVRVAAPDGTIIIVTWCHRDLGAGEESLEEWEQNLLNKICDAFYLPAWCSTAHYVQLLESLSLQDIKAADWSANVAPFWPAVIRSALTWKGFTSLLRSGMKTIKGALAMPLMIQGFKKGVIKFAIITCRKP
- the LOC133834175 gene encoding protein CDI-like yields the protein MGSQSHPTPFKIFVGYDPREDIAYQVCRHSILKHSSIPVEIIPIVQSDLRKKALYWRERNPLESTEFSFTRFLTPSLADYQGWAMFVDCDFLYLSDIKELADLVDEKYAIMCVQHDYTPKETTKMDGAVQTVYPRKNWSSMVLYNCGHPKNRILTPDLVNTQTGAFLHRFQWLEDEEIGSVPFVWNFLEGHNKVVEGDSATYPKAIHYTRGGPWFEAWKHCEFADLWLNEMDEYLKKEKRKEPIEAITQV